GAACATCGGGTTGCCCTCGTAGCCCGCGTCGACGGACCAGTCGGTGCGGTAGTGCTCGGGCAGGCGCCAGTCATGCTCGGGCGCGACGCGGCCGGTGAAGAAATCGAGGATCCGCCCGGCGCGGGTCAGCCACACGGCATCGCCCGTGGCCTCATAGGCGGCGAGGAAGGCCTCGACCCCGTGCATGTTGGCGTTCATCCCGCGGTAGTCCGAGAAGACCTGCCAGTCGCGGCGGAACTCGTCCTGCAGGCGGCCGGTCTCCTCGTCCCAGAACCGCGCCTCGATCACCGCGGCGGCCTCGGCCAGCAGGCGGTCGGCATCGGGATGGCCGACGGATTTCGCAGAGGCGGCGGCGAGCAGGACGAAGACATGGCCGTAGGCCTGCTTGTCGGTCGAGGGGGCGGGCGCGCCGTCGCGCGGGATCGGCAGGTAGCCGCCGTGCTCGGCGTCGCGGTGCCCGGCGGGCCAGTCGGTGGCGAGCGCCGCCATGCCCGCGTCGACGATGCGCAGGCAGTCCGGCGCGCCGGCGATATGGGCGATCGCATAGGAATGGATCAGCCGCGCGGTGGTCATCAGGTCCTGCGGCTGGCCGGGGACCGGGCTGCCATCGACCTCGAGCGTGTCGAAGCCGCCGTCCTCGCGCAGGCTGGCGCGGAAGAAGTCCAGTTGCGCCAGCGCGTTGCCCTTCATCGCCGCGACGCGGGCGGTGTCGGAGAGCAGGGAGGGCGTGTCGGTGGGGGCCATGGTCATGTCCTTGCGGAAAAGGGTGGGGCCCCCTGCGCTTGGCACGGGGCCCCGGTCTCGTCAATCGCGCCGCGTTCAGTCCGCGAGCGAGATGGTGATGTGCTCGACCTCGGCCTGCGAGGCGCCACGGTAGGCGGTCACCTCGATCTCGACCTTGAAGTCCGGCGCGCCGAGCGGCGAGCAGGTGACGGTGCGCTGCGGGTCGATCCCCTTGAGGCGCGTGCCGACGTATTCCATCACCGCCTTGGCATCCTCGACATAGGGGATGAAGATCCTCGACTGCACGACGTCCTCGAGGCAGGAGCCCACGGATTTCAGCGCGCCCTCGATGTTCTTGAAGCACTGCTCGGCCTGCTCGACCGGGTCGGTCGACATCTCGCGGGTCTTGTAGTTGCGGCCGGCGGTGTTCGACACGAAGATCCAGTTGTCGACGGCGACGATGCGCGAATA
The Salipiger sp. H15 DNA segment above includes these coding regions:
- a CDS encoding RidA family protein, yielding MVKITKVKSGSIFEEKESYSRIVAVDNWIFVSNTAGRNYKTREMSTDPVEQAEQCFKNIEGALKSVGSCLEDVVQSRIFIPYVEDAKAVMEYVGTRLKGIDPQRTVTCSPLGAPDFKVEIEVTAYRGASQAEVEHITISLAD
- a CDS encoding AGE family epimerase/isomerase is translated as MAPTDTPSLLSDTARVAAMKGNALAQLDFFRASLREDGGFDTLEVDGSPVPGQPQDLMTTARLIHSYAIAHIAGAPDCLRIVDAGMAALATDWPAGHRDAEHGGYLPIPRDGAPAPSTDKQAYGHVFVLLAAASAKSVGHPDADRLLAEAAAVIEARFWDEETGRLQDEFRRDWQVFSDYRGMNANMHGVEAFLAAYEATGDAVWLTRAGRILDFFTGRVAPEHDWRLPEHYRTDWSVDAGYEGNPMFRPAGTTPGHSLELGRLLLQYWDLTGRADAALPERARKLIETAAEGAWREAGGFAYTLDFDGTPLVTDRYWWPVTEGIGAFAALAKQGGQASDLDWYARLWQVSDALFIDAARGGWFPEVDEAGQPVARMFTGKPDIYHALQACLFPLAPGLSGYYRDLKGVLA